In Bdellovibrio sp. GT3, one genomic interval encodes:
- a CDS encoding methyltransferase, translating into MSSVNPHYTFEYSQPEEYHFSHDSVFLARQVYEIYRDEGLAPATCLDLCAGCGIIGLDFLFHNQKERGVVPRAFDFLEVQSEIYQEHFSKNSKHVTDSKTNLNFVGENYDVLQAEKYKNQYDLILCNPPYFHRDQGTLSPSDFKNRCRFFIDSDFANLMRGIENSLRPGGRAYVLLREQRQHGWSAFHLAGQHLSSVMSLEILGDIRGTSLLEIRKAN; encoded by the coding sequence ATGTCATCAGTCAACCCGCACTACACCTTTGAATATTCTCAACCCGAGGAATACCATTTCTCTCACGATTCGGTATTCCTTGCTCGACAAGTTTATGAAATCTATCGAGACGAGGGACTGGCTCCGGCGACATGTCTGGATTTGTGTGCGGGTTGCGGGATTATCGGATTGGACTTTCTATTTCATAATCAAAAGGAGCGCGGAGTTGTTCCAAGAGCCTTTGATTTTTTGGAGGTTCAGTCCGAAATTTATCAGGAGCATTTTAGCAAAAACTCCAAGCACGTGACGGACTCCAAAACGAATCTGAATTTTGTTGGCGAGAACTATGATGTGCTTCAGGCGGAAAAGTATAAAAATCAGTATGATTTAATATTATGCAATCCCCCTTACTTCCATCGGGACCAAGGAACTTTATCCCCCTCCGATTTTAAAAACAGATGTCGTTTCTTTATCGATTCTGATTTCGCCAATCTGATGCGTGGAATTGAAAACTCGCTTCGCCCCGGGGGACGCGCCTATGTTTTGTTGCGCGAGCAGCGCCAACATGGTTGGAGCGCCTTTCATCTGGCCGGGCAACATCTGTCATCAGTTATGAGCCTGGAGATCCTTGGGGATATCCGCGGAACCAGTCTACTTGAGATTCGCAAGGCTAATTGA